The region ACCATGCCAACGCACATTCTCTTCATCTCGGTGGCTGTGAGGGCCGGGCCGCTACAGAAGATGCGAAGAAAATGGCGTAGTTATGAACAAAGAATTCAAGATGGAAATCATTGGAAAATGCACCCGGAGGACAACAACGATAAGAGTTTGCTATGATGTATgagtgaatgaacgaatgaatgaatgaatgaaagactcATTGGAAAATTCACACGGAGAACCACAATGATAAAAAGTTTCTTATAATGtatgaatttgaaaatgaatgaaggaatgagtGAGGGAAAGATGGAATGGacaaatgaacgaacgaacattTAAAGAATAAAACACGTGAGCTGAGAGGGAACTGAGACTTTACCTACAGCTGGAAACAAGAGTCAGGAAAGGACACTAGAGAATGTATGCCAGGGTCACAACTTGGAAATTGTGAAAGGAAACAAGACTGATGATTATGTGATTATGTAATGCCAACTTACGAGGGGACGTCAATATAAAACTTCCATTTTACTGCTGTTTACCTCCGATAAGCTTCCAAGTCTCGAGAAGAGATGTTTCTTTACATCTGTGCCAAATTTCTTCTCATTTAATACAAAATTGAACCTGCTATGGTAAAAAAAAGGCGTTTTATATTGACGTCCCCTCGTATAAGCCGTTGAAGAAAATAATACCCGATGATGGGAGGAGAGACAGAAGTGAAATTGAACACTACAGTAGAACAGCGAGTGCCACATATCCATGTGATGGATGTCATATACCGTAAgatttgtatatatgttttcatcttttaaaGATGTATCAGTACTgttatacagacgaagccacttaattgcacctcggataaacgcaccttccatttaattgcaccgaatcccaaaatcccaaaccggttgccattcactgcattgttagtgactccgcatatctgcaccgtgcatggtcaccaatgccggataactgcaccaattttttttttaaatcctcgacaagttatctgaaaaggtgcgctaaaatcggcaaacgcggtacaaatgaaccgatacctgccggtgtaaaggcgcaataccgacaatatgtttaaaactgttttgagcaacaaaagaaggcggtctccattgacagttacgttgatatgaatcgtatgggaggtcccgggtgggtcacccgtaatcagtaaccaaattttagtttcaattcctagtttccactggcggtacatgatttacgtaaatcgacaactgcactctacgtaatgtaacacagaaactgttatcccatgagtggcatgacgatgtttcagaatgccttccctgtaacattacgtgtgttgtaatgcggtagatcgcatggaaaaatgaaagaatgcaaaatcaaaacaggttcgtagtcatttctttattttcagcaaagggtcaataaataaagttaataactgaataatttcgtctgttttctttgtgctagtgtttctgactaacaatacacccctcgcccatggttgtgcggtccagctgggcatttcgcataattgcaccagccggataaatgcaccaaaaacgctgacaaatgggtggtgcagttaagcggattctactgtattttgaGTGTGACGAACGGAAGCTATTCTCTCCTGAGGAAGGAAacacgaagaagaagaagtgagtgaatgaatgaatggatgtaATCGTTCAATACAAGTGTACCATCATGACCTCATGTGCTGCGTACAGTCGCCGTCAAAAACACAACAATTATTCATAAACATTCATAAAACGTATATATATGAGTATTTCGAAGAAACTCAACGGTTAAAAAGAAAGCACTGTGTATGGACACGGAATCGTCTAAAGATACAAACGTCTTAACTCACCCTCTGGTATCAAAGAAGCCCCGCCTGTCTGTATCCACTCCCCGTTTTTTCGGCACAGCGTTCATCCACGACACCAGCATCGCACGGGGGTCATGTACAACCTCAATAACCTTCACGTTCATTGCCTCGTCTTCAACTAACGACTGAAGGTTCTCCACATGTGTTATACCCGTCATCATGACCACTACCGTCGCCTTGGCAGCGCAGAGCGACGTCATACGCCGGACGATCTCAGCAGGTGAGCCGTGACATGAGAAGCCTTCTCGCAAGGGGGCGTACTTCTGGATTTCCCGACAGAACATGTCCTTGGCAACGCTGGGGGGAACCTGGAACTCGCCGTCGTCCCTGTTGAAAATATTGTCAAAGTCGCAACGAAACAGAGCCCGCAAGGTCACATTTAGAGACGCCCACTTTCTCTTTCTGTCCGTTTGGTTCAGATAGAAGTCGCTTTCTGACAACGCCCCCCTTTCCAACAGGGAGTTGGGAAATGGGTCAGGGTACAGGAACGACCAGAGATGTTCAGGGAAGTAGAACAAACCCTCCTGTTGGCTGAAAATCTCTCCCACCACCTCTGCGTCTGTTCTTAGTTGTGATAGGACTAAAACAGCCTTCCTGTCCACGGACGTGTTGAGGGCCTGCGGAACTTGAGTCGTCGTAGCAGGCGGTAAGAAGGCACGGTTGACTCGGTGCAGTCTGACGCTACTAGTGGGGACGGCGTTTACACGGGCATGGCCCGACCCAGATAGGCTGAACATGGTAGTCACGTAGAGGAGGCAACACACCACCAGTACGGCAGACAGACTACGTCTGGTGCACCACAGAGCCATCTTCAGTACCTGTGTAAAACGTGGTTACATCATGATTAGTAGAGAACCTCTAATTTAAGGAAAACACCGTGCAGACGTTAGAATACAGCCCCATTGCCCGTTTTAGGGGCGTCTCGTACCGTGTACAAAACCTGTTTTGCCACTTACCGCCGTGCCTCAGGAAAAACAAGAACGCCTGCCGAGCAGCGAACCCCGAACTCTGTAAACTCTGCGTAACCCTAGCCTCGTACACAGACTTTTAGGAGCGACGGCGTTTACTTTTTGAGGAAGTGCTGATTCGGGATTTTCAACAAGGGCCAGGTTTTCTAAACGCTTCCGGGGAGATAGCTTCCACGCACATCTTCTCTTCCAGCATTTAGAGAACCTTAgcctatgttgaaaatcgcgaatcggCGCTCCCcgaaaaaataaacgccggtgTCATTACAAAGTAACGTTCCCGTCACTTATTTTGATCCACATTTTGCTCTTGATCCGTCATTTAGTTGGAACTGAGTTTGACTTCTTGCCCTTACAGTTTACTAACTTAGTTAAACCACATCAGCACAGTCTACCCCACATCAGCACAGTCCATCGTGTTTACATGCCTGCCGGGCTAGAA is a window of Branchiostoma lanceolatum isolate klBraLanc5 chromosome 8, klBraLanc5.hap2, whole genome shotgun sequence DNA encoding:
- the LOC136439733 gene encoding carbohydrate sulfotransferase 1-like, with the protein product MARTYAQMALGKRRHGPCVKSVLKMALWCTRRSLSAVLVVCCLLYVTTMFSLSGSGHARVNAVPTSSVRLHRVNRAFLPPATTTQVPQALNTSVDRKAVLVLSQLRTDAEVVGEIFSQQEGLFYFPEHLWSFLYPDPFPNSLLERGALSESDFYLNQTDRKRKWASLNVTLRALFRCDFDNIFNRDDGEFQVPPSVAKDMFCREIQKYAPLREGFSCHGSPAEIVRRMTSLCAAKATVVVMMTGITHVENLQSLVEDEAMNVKVIEVVHDPRAMLVSWMNAVPKKRGVDTDRRGFFDTRGGPALTATEMKRMCVGMVTNLMFWLASSPPFRTNYAVLRYEDLRADPWTLADNILSFLGHQPASGAALQRVVERIDRNIEDIKDGNGEWRKNLTVAGATKIQGRCSEVIRKFGYKFVKSERDLTDNTTSLVGTLPIEIPGFMSNRKRLVLTSPLSRNDTVILHKASVRTVVHYHLKVPENGTQ